From a region of the Cucumis sativus cultivar 9930 chromosome 6, Cucumber_9930_V3, whole genome shotgun sequence genome:
- the LOC101212800 gene encoding F-box/LRR-repeat protein At1g67190, which translates to MEHLPVEVIGNILSQLRGARDAVIASVTCKKWREAWRNHLHTLSFDSLDWPVYHELSTSRLEILITQTIFQTTALQHLAISMEEVDEFSAAPVMAWLMYTRDTLRQLHYKVKTTPIFNIIEKCGRQKLEVLALAHNSITGVEPSYQKFPCLKSLSLSHVSVSTLDLTLLLTTCPKLEKLALISPDIAMSDMEVSSSSLKDIYVEAISLDKFILEADTLEVMHLKDCTLELFEVVSKGALRVLRIDDVSVIHLDIGENMENLEVVDVCNFTIMWPKFYHMISKSSKLRKLRLWGVVFDDDDEVVDLETICMCFPRLSHLSLCYDLKDGILQHSLQGSSHLLNVVVLELGWSVVSEFFSEWMGKLLGRCPNLKKLIICGVVSEVKTHDECQTLANFTFSVVQLMRKYMHVEVQFEYE; encoded by the coding sequence ATGGAGCATCTTCCTGTTGAAGTGATCGGTAACATACTTTCCCAGCTCAGAGGTGCCCGAGATGCAGTGATCGCTTCGGTAACTTGCAAGAAATGGAGAGAGGCTTGGCGCAATCACCTCCACACCCTCTCGTTCGATTCTCTGGATTGGCCTGTCTATCATGAACTCTCAACCAGCAGATTAGAAATTCTTATAACTCAAACAATATTTCAGACGACTGCGCTGCAACATTTGGCAATTTCAATGGAAGAAGTTGATGAATTCTCTGCGGCACCCGTGATGGCTTGGCTCATGTATACGAGGGACACTTTGCGCCAACTGCACTATAAAGTGAAGACAACCCCAATCTTCAATATTATTGAGAAGTGTGGTCGACAGAAGCTTGAAGTGCTAGCATTGGCTCATAATTCTATAACAGGTGTAGAACCCAGTTATCAGAAGTTCCCTTGCTTAAAGTCACTTTCACTGAGTCATGTCAGTGTCTCTACATTGGATTTGACCCTTCTTCTGACTACTTGTCCTAAACTTGAGAAATTGGCTCTGATCAGTCCCGATATTGCAATGTCTGATATGGAAGTTAGCAGTTCTTCATTGAAAGACATATATGTCGAAGCAATCAGTTTGGACAAGTTTATACTGGAGGCTGATACCCTTGAAGTAATGCATTTAAAAGATTGCACTCTTGAGCTATTTGAAGTGGTTAGCAAGGGAGCTTTGAGAGTTCTAAGAATTGATGATGTAAGTGTTATCCATCTTGATATTGGCGAGAATATGGAAAATCTTGAGGTTGTAGATGTCTGCAACTTTACAATTATGTGGCCAAAATTCTACCACATGATCTCAAAATCATCGAAGTTAAGGAAGCTTCGGCTTTGGGGTGTTGTATTTGATGACGATGATGAGGTAGTGGATTTAGAGACTATTTGTATGTGTTTTCCTAGGTTAAGCCATCTATCACTATGTTATGATTTGAAAGATGGAATTCTTCAGCATAGCTTGCAGGGGTCATCTCATTTGTTGAATGTGGTAGTGCTTGAACTTGGATGGAGTGTAGTTAGTGAATTTTTCTCTGAATGGATGGGAAAACTTCTAGGAAGGTGCCCCaatttgaaaaagttgatCATATGTGGGGTTGTTTCCGAGGTCAAAACCCATGACGAATGCCAAACGTTAGCGAACTTTACCTTTTCCGTTGTCCAGTTGATGAGAAAGTATATGCATGTGGAGGTTCAGTTTGAATATGAATAG
- the LOC105435885 gene encoding transmembrane 9 superfamily member 5-like: MAPSCKLTFLILVSIFFLPLPFGARIFKTSDPNKHDSSSKPRVYTKGDWIPLFANKVYGADERCDAFPYFSLPFCPPGEKVSKRRYLNEILAGDCLMNTQYELKFGVSDTEGFLCEKYMTEDDLRIFKFAIENNFVYQMYFDNIWFGSKVGEVIEEPGFGQKFYLFNHIEFNVDFMEGQVLDISVVNSLDSSVDITILTEPLVEFSYSVFWNEIKPIDNSSYFIPGEREKASWVLEDNRRLFWSSLWLWSILAFWWIFLPVVVASPYLFKYFLKNRQPHGNIHRFNAKACFCPMYTSLLGAILGVGTQHLILIIVMLFVSEYDGIFPCNHERISVDLVLLYCVTSVVSASIARSFHERFSPIGSKECVLQTGALYFFPVFMAVILGKIFGISTPMVDSVINYLLAAGFGSAIMIYICCIAPRNIYRPERNVATCHTRRLVIHNRSSPPTLWYMKSPAQMILEGLGIFLPISLLMDDIFASLWGLKICGSFLTLFSAFLMVVLSTFVSGIALTSIQLLKDDYNWWWRSVLRGGSPAVYMFGYGIYFLSKIRSESDRGFVLPLVYNCCICYSFFLVLGTVGFGASLVAFKFYMMGCNSKKRS; the protein is encoded by the exons ATGGCGCCAAGTTGTAAACTAACTTTCTTGATCCTtgtttccatcttttttctgCCACTCCCATTCGGGGCCAGGATTTTCAAAACTTCTGACCCGAACAAACATGATTCTTCATCAAAGCCTCGAGTATATACAAAGGGAGACTGGATTCCTCTATTCGCCAACAAAGTTTATGGTGCTGATGAACGATG CGATGcttttccatatttttcaCTTCCATTTTGCCCTCCTGGAG AAAAAGTATCCAAAAGAAGATACTTGAATGAAATTCTTGCAGGCGACTGCTTAATGAACACCCAATATGAGTTGAAATTTGGCGTTTCGGACACGGAGGGGTTTCTTTGCGAGAAGTATATGACAGAAGACGATCTCAGAATATTTAAGTTCGCCATTGAAAACAACTTTGTATACCAAATGTATTTCGACAATATCTGGTTTGGGAGTAAGGTGGGGGAAGTCATTGAAGAACCAGGATTTGGGCAGAAATTTTATCTCTTCAATCACATTGAATTCAATGTTGATTTCATGGAGGGTCAAGTTCTGGATATTAGTGTTGTAAATAGTCTTGATTCTTCTGTTGACATAACCATATTGACTGAACCCTTAGTCGAATTTTCCTACTCTGTCTTTTGGAATGAAATCAAACCCATTGACAATTCGAGTTACTTTATACCTGGGGAAAGAGAGAAAGCCTCGTGGGTTTTGGAAGATAATCGACGCTTGTTTTGGTCTTCACTTTGGCTTTGGAGTATCCTGGCCTTTTGGTGGATCTTTTTGCCTGTTGTAGTTGCTTCGCCGTATCTGTTTAAATACTTCTTGAAGAATAG acAACCTCATGGAAATATTCATCGTTTCAATGCTAAAGCATGCTTCTGTCCGATGTACACATCCTTACTCGGTGCTATACTCGGCGTTGGAACTCAACATCTAATACTCAT AATTGTAATGCTTTTTGTCTCTGAATACGATGGTATCTTCCCTTGCAACCATGAAAGAATCTCTGTTGATCTTGTTTTGTTGTATTGTGTAACATCAGTAGTATCTGCATCCATAGCCAGATCATTTCATGAGAGATTTTCCCCAATTGGAtcg AAAGAATGTGTTCTTCAAACTGGCGCACTCTACTTTTTTCCAGTGTTCATGGCTGTTATCCTAGGAAAGATATTCGGGATTAGTACTCCAATGGTTGACAGTGTGATCAATTATCTTTTAGCAGCAGGATTTGGCAGTGCCATTATGATATACATATGTTGTATTGCACCAAGAAACATCTATAGGCCAGAGCGTAACGTTGCAACTTGTCACACCAGAAGATTAGTCATACACAACAGATCATCACCTCCCACTTTATGGTACATGAAGTCACCTGCTCAGATGATTCTTGAGGGCCTTGGAATTTTCTTGCCAATCTCCCTTCTAATGGATGATATCTTTGCAAGCCTGTGGGGTTTGAAAATCTGCGGCTCATTCCTCACCTTATTTTCTGCTTTCTTAATGGTCGTCCTAAGTACCTTCGTCAGTGGAATTGCACTTACCAGTATTCAACTACTCAAAGATGATTACAACTGGTGGTGGAG ATCCGTATTGCGTGGGGGTTCGCCGGCGGTGTACATGTTTGGTTATGGTATatactttctttcaaaaataaggAGTGAGAGTGATAGGGGGTTTGTTCTTCCTTTAGTGTACAATTGTTGCATTTGCTATTCATTCTTTCTGGTCCTTGGAACTGTTGGCTTTGGAGCTTCGCTGGTTGCCTTTAAATTCTACATGATGGGATGCAACTCTAAGAAACGATCCTAA
- the LOC101208561 gene encoding germin-like protein subfamily 3 member 2 → MFLKIPISILLILTIAIASDPDPLQDFCIPNPKSFPDQLCKNSTAVTADDFVFSGAKSAGPFSGTGFATVAANSINFPGLNTLGMSLVRVDLKEGAINPPHVHPRAAEMVYVVEGKVYAGFVDSGNRVYAKVIEEGEVMVIPRGVVHFQMNVGKRRATVFGCFNSQNPGTQKMAAAIFGSGIKEELLEKAFGLSSKEIRRMKRMFDS, encoded by the coding sequence atgttcCTCAAAATCCCCATAtccattttattaattctcaCAATCGCCATAGCCTCCGATCCCGACCCACTACAAGATTTCTGCATCCCAAATCCCAAATCTTTTCCAGATCAATTATGCAAGAACTCAACCGCCGTCACAGCAGACGACTTCGTCTTCTCCGGAGCAAAATCCGCCGGACCCTTCTCGGGAACTGGATTCGCAACCGTAGCGGCAAACTCAATCAATTTCCCAGGATTGAACACGCTGGGAATGTCGTTGGTACGCGTCGATCTAAAAGAGGGGGCAATAAATCCGCCGCACGTGCACCCACGAGCGGCGGAAATGGTGTACGTGGTTGAGGGGAAGGTTTATGCGGGGTTTGTAGACTCGGGGAACAGGGTTTACGCGAAGGTAATTGAAGAAGGGGAAGTGATGGTGATACCGAGAGGGGTGGTTCATTTTCAGATGAACGTTGGGAAGAGAAGAGCGACGGTTTTTGGGTGTTTCAATAGTCAGAATCCGGGGACTCAGAAAATGGCTGCGGCCATTTTTGGGTCTGGGATTAAAGAAGAGCTTTTGGAGAAGGCTTTTGGTTTGAGTTCTAAGGAAATTAGGAGGATGAAGAGAATGTTTGATTCTTAA